Genomic DNA from Corylus avellana chromosome ca4, CavTom2PMs-1.0:
TGTCATCAAACTGATAAGCTAAACACTTCAAAAGCTCCTCAGGTGTAAGCCAACAAGATGCACAGACAAAGCGTTAAGCTAACAACACGGAACACACAGGAAAAAATAAGATAAGTTGATCTCCACCAACCTGCTCTGCAGCTTTGCTCTTGAAAATCCCATATGAGGTTGAGACCATCTTACATGACTCAGCAATACGAGCCTCAAGATCAGTAGCTACAATATCCGGATGGTCATACTCCCCCTGCTTCTGAGAAGAAGATCGATTCTCATTTGATGATTGCATGAAATGCAGAAGCACATGAGCCTGTTATAGAAGGTGAATTACATcttaaacattaaatatataagaaaaaattataatgattgGTGCAACAAGTACAGACACAGAAGTCATGTAGTATCTCACATGGAAGGCTGCTTTCAGAATGTCCTCTGACTTCGCCTGATCTTTGAGCAGTGCATATATTTTACCCTTTGAAGGATTATATGTCACAATATATCTCTCTTTCTGTCACCGATCAAGAGAACATAATGAATACACTCTAGATACACAGAGCTAATcaagaaaaaagatattacTGAATCCATGAGAGGGATTTGCTTGAAATTTGTTTCTTCACAAAAAGTGGCATACCTCAAAGAGAGGCTCTACGGCAAGATATGCACCTGGGTCTTGGAATGCATCCCTAAATCTTGATCCTGCAAACAGTTGAACAAACCCAGATTGAACTACCACGAAAAAGAGGGCCATAATCAATTGTAAAATCTTGCAATAACAATTTCTTACACATACCAAGCACAACTGGCTTCTCTTTCAACCATGGAAAACTGAATATTTTCTCGTTCATGTTCCCCTCCTGCAATGAGGGGACTCGTCCtgcaaatgaaaataaagtatGATTCAGCCATTAAACATCATAAAACAATCGTCTTGTGCATTCAAAAATAAAGAGGAGGAAATGTTGTGCATCTACAGTAGACCACTTATGGTGAGCAAGGACCTGTCTTAAGGAAGGAATCTACTGCCACAGTGAATCTTGCCCGATTCAATGTGTGCAACACTACAGATTTAACCTGAAGGAAAGCATAAATGCAGTTAGCATGACTAAATCAACCTCCACAAACAAAAGGAACATGGTAGAGTGCTAACAAAAATATGTAGTCTTTACACACAATCTAACCTCTCGGTAAGAGCTGAGGACATATCCACATGAAAGGAAGGCAAATGTAGTAACCAAGGATGGGTTTCTTTTTGAGATCATTATGCTCAGCCCAGTTCCTAGCTTCAAAAGACAAAAGGTTCAGTTACATCAATCACAAGAGAAAACGATTGCAGGTTAGAAAATAGACCAGCATTTTGAAGCATCCTAAAAAGGAAAGTAAGACATTTAAATTGGGAGGAAAATAGTATTATTGATATGATTTTTATCATACAATGGGAATAGAGTCAGATATGAGCTTTATTCAGTCCATATATGTCCACCATAATCTGAGACAGAACCAGCAAGATTCAAGTTACATTTGGTATAGCTTCTATAAATGTTAGCAACTTATAAGTTGTTATTAGATTAGTAGTCTGACAAACCAATCATGGATTACATTTTCTCACATATCCTCCAGGCTTGCTATACACCAAGATGAACAAAGATCAGGACTGTCTTATCTATATATtgttcaaaattatatttttttaaaattttgaaatatgcAAATTagactaattttaaaaattggataATGAATAACATCCAATTGACACAAAATTTAGCATGTGTCAAGGACTCAAGAGCATATGTCAGCTAACAATTGAGATTATCAATAAATTAATCTAACTAAAAGTTAGTAAGTGGTGTAACATTAACTAGGAGTTCACCATAGGTAAGTTGAACCAAGGCCCTATGTAGATATATGCCAAGGATTTAAATGGGATTTCCGACTCGATTTGCCCCAGCTTGAACCCATCAATAGAAACAGGAGATCACTTTCCCCTCTTCCCCCCACAACAAAAAGTAAAACTTTAAATAGACCCAACAGATATAAGCTCCTTTTTGCTAAAAGGCAATCCAATTACAATTGTTTGTCctacacaatttttattttgttctagCTAATCATTTAATATTTCTAACTCCTTTTCAGATATTTTGACACACATGAATTCATAAAAGGGCTATAGCGCCTCCACTAATAAATGCTTCACCAAACTAGAAAGAGACCGTGTAGAGAGAGTGACAGAGCAACCGTTAGAAGCTCAGACTCATTTCAGCAAGTATTTATGTTAGATATACTAGTGTCAAGACTGTTTTGGCAACCCATATCACAATTGATTTTATTAGGTAGACTGGTCTGACAGTCCCTTTTCTACAGATATCATTCTGCAAAAATAGAAAGTAGAAAGACAAGTTTCATAAGCGTACCAGATCTGCAATATTCCCAACACATTCTCCTTTAGCAGTGACATCCCCAATATTCTCTCCTTTAGCAAAGGCTTTGTAAATTGGTGTACGAGTTGATGTTGATGTTACAGCAGCAACATTCTAGAAGCAAAGAATAAAGAATATGATATGCAAAACTGACATGACCATGATAGATTGTGTTGAGGAAAATCTATCACACCTTTGCTACATTAGCAGCACAAgccaaaggaagaaaaagatgtGGCACAGCTGCAGTTGCCAACTCCACAGCAGCACCCACCTCCATAAGAAGATCACCCGCAATTCGTAGCTGCAACACATCATAATTTTCAGACAGATGATATTAAAGCTGGGAGATGTCTAGTTGAAATGTAACCGTACAAATTGAGCAGAACAGCAATTAATTTTACCTGTTTTAAGTCATAATCAAACTTCTTTCCTTGGCGggcaaaaatcatttttccaaCACGACCAGCGC
This window encodes:
- the LOC132179021 gene encoding protein root UVB sensitive 6 yields the protein MAHPPIKLKQSASTSAAQTLTTSSSAQDARLLVRETLRISANLADLAAQPLSSSSSPSHLSAALVDSSEFVNSSLRLICCEEIDGRRWSYVAEKDASGRFKKGSSIRALSSHAPQTPPIEEVMSFVRSYVLPEGFPDSVTSSYVPYMSWRALKHFFGGAMGVFTTQTLLSSVGVSRNRVAPGAVAINWILKDGAGRVGKMIFARQGKKFDYDLKQLRIAGDLLMEVGAAVELATAAVPHLFLPLACAANVAKNVAAVTSTSTRTPIYKAFAKGENIGDVTAKGECVGNIADLLGTGLSIMISKRNPSLVTTFAFLSCGYVLSSYREVKSVVLHTLNRARFTVAVDSFLKTGRVPSLQEGNMNEKIFSFPWLKEKPVVLGSRFRDAFQDPGAYLAVEPLFEKERYIVTYNPSKGKIYALLKDQAKSEDILKAAFHAHVLLHFMQSSNENRSSSQKQGEYDHPDIVATDLEARIAESCKMVSTSYGIFKSKAAEQGWKMSESLLNPGRARLYGNDKLR